The stretch of DNA TGAACTTAGGCGAAAACAGATCGAATCCAACATCGATCTAACTTTCGTGGAAGTCTTCAAACCGCTTTTTGTGGAGTGGGTTTGTGGCCTCAAACCAAATCGAGTCATCGAAATTGGAGCGGGTACCGGGCATTTGTCCAAGGCATTGTCGAATCAGTCGTTCTCGGTGACTGCGATAGAGCCGTCGCCGGGAATGCATAAAGTGGCTAGTGAGGTGTTGGCTGGGGAAAACGTAGAACTTTTGAACTGCTCGTCGTTTGACTTATCCTCTAGTCGGTCATATGACGTAGCTTTTTCACATTTGGTTGCACATGTAGTTGAGGATCTTTTCGGATACTTAGAGTCAGTTTTTGTCTGTCTCTCTAAAGGTGGGCATTTTGTTTTCTCGATTCCTCACCCCTGTTTCTATAACTCATATAAAAACCTCTTTGGCGGTGACTACAATTACATGACTCCGATGAGCAAAGAGATTTCGTTCTCAATTACAAAAGATCCAAATAACAAAGTATCTGGTGTTCCATATCACCACAGACCATTATCTACATATATCAACGGGATTTTGGAAGCAGGCTTCGCTATCGACAGTTTCCACGAAACCTACCCACAGTGGGAAGTTCAATTGAAATATGGAAAGCCTTGGGATAACCCTCGGTACTGTGCATTTTTCTGTAAAAAACTCTAACAAGGTGGTCAACGGGACGCCCACTATACTACGCTGCGCTTCGTTGTCGCCCATTACCACTGGCGTTAGCGGGGAAAAGATGAATACCCTCTATCACTACACAAGCCTTAGCGGCATCCTTGGGATACTGCGAAGCCGTAGTATCTGGGCGACGCATGCCTCGTATCTGAATGATTCGAGCGAGTTCTTCCACGGTCTTGATTTTGCGAAAAACTTGGCCGGTGGCATTTATATGGAGGACGACTACTTGGCGGCGTTTGGGTGGGCAGTACGCCATGGTTTGGAGGCGGTCTCCGCTGACGATATCTACATTGCATCTTTCAGTCAAAAGGCGGATCTCCTCAGTCAGTGGCGAGGCTATTGCCCAGCTGGCGCAGGGCTTTGTTTAGGGTTCGAGTTTGACCAACTTAAGGAGTTCTGCAGAGCCAGAGGGTACCGGTTGGAGCAGTGCATCTACGAGCACGGTCATCAGGTTCAACACGTTGAGAAGATCGTGACCCAATGCCTAGAGCGGTTTCCTAAGCCTGCCCTGTCCCGGAGCGAATATGAAAAGCTAGACTCCAAAGGTAAGGTAAATGCAGAAATCGACTATAGCCTTAGTACGTCTGAAGGACCAGACAAGCCGAAGGCTGATGCCGCGCTCGACTGGCTTTTCGCCGAGATCACTGAGCTTGCGCCACTCTTCAAGAATGAAGGATTTCATGAGGAGTCAGAGTGGCGCATTGTAGCAAAGGAGCCACGGGAGCCCGTGCAGTTTCGGGCAAGTCCGTCTTATCTGGCTCCGTACGTAGAACTCGGGGTGCTCTCCGGCGCTGGAGTGTCCGCGCTGCGTGAAGTTATAGTAGGTCCCAATCCCAATCAGCCTCGTTGTGAATCGTCAATCAGGATGCTATTGGATTCGTTAGGACTCGAAGACGTCGAGGTAAAAACGTCTCCTTTGCCATTTAATAGTTGGTGATGCCGCTAACAAGGCCAGGCACGGCGACGGCTTTTTCGTTGCGGCTTCGCCTCCACTATAGAGCCGCGCGTGCTGGCGGCGTTTAGAGGGCAAGACACATGCAGCTAATCCGCGCCACTGTCGATCTTCTTGAGATCACTGCCGTGTTCCTGCTCGCAGTCGAGGCCATAAAGATCCATAACCTCTCGTGGGTGCGAACTCGAGCTCTCAAGCCACTTCTCGCCTACATAAACCCAACTGTCGAGTTCGTCGAAGACTATCCACCAGGTGCAACCTTCGTCGAGCGACATGCTGGCAATCTGTTCTTTCTCGGAATCTACCTGTTTGGGTGGCCGGTACTTATTATCGGAGTCGGGGCCTTCGATGTTTCGCTGTCGTCGTTGGTCACACACACCGTTGCGGGCTGGCTCCTCAGCATTCTTGGAGTGGTCTTTGCACCACTGTTGGCAGGTGGGATCATATACACGGCACTTGTAAGCATTGTCGACCAGTGCATCCGTGGGCTTAGTTGGGTAGAAGCACATACGCATTCTGGCGTCGTCGGCCTACTTGGGTTTGTGCTCTACCTGATTCAGTTTGCAACTCGCCGTGCACTTGCCCTCTAACCAGCGCTTGCAGCCGACGGTCCTCGCGGCGTGCGCTCGTCCCGTGGCTGAAGCGCGACGTTAGGCACTGGGGAGTCATGGCCTGGTCGAATCGTAATGTCCGAGTCTAGTAGGACCTTGCTCACCAAAATCTCTATCCTGCTAATTCAGGCAATCGGACCACGGTAGGAGGCGCTAGTTGAATTCCTCAGGCAAGAAGGGCTATGTAAAGCCACCAGTAAATCCTCACCAAGAGCCTTACGTGGATGAGCTCAATAGCCTGTTTGAATCACTCCACGAACACGATGACCGAGGCCTGGTCCTGACCATAGCAGCTTTCGCCGAGGATACATTGGAGCTTCTATTACTTAACTACCTTCGTGAGCCAAAACAAGCTAAAGAGCTGGTCAACTGCTTCAATGCGCCACTCGGGACATTCTCCGCGAGAATCAAAGCCGCCTATGTGCTTGGTTTGG from Halomonas aestuarii encodes:
- a CDS encoding class I SAM-dependent methyltransferase, with protein sequence MEVFKPLFVEWVCGLKPNRVIEIGAGTGHLSKALSNQSFSVTAIEPSPGMHKVASEVLAGENVELLNCSSFDLSSSRSYDVAFSHLVAHVVEDLFGYLESVFVCLSKGGHFVFSIPHPCFYNSYKNLFGGDYNYMTPMSKEISFSITKDPNNKVSGVPYHHRPLSTYINGILEAGFAIDSFHETYPQWEVQLKYGKPWDNPRYCAFFCKKL
- a CDS encoding DUF2971 domain-containing protein, whose translation is MNTLYHYTSLSGILGILRSRSIWATHASYLNDSSEFFHGLDFAKNLAGGIYMEDDYLAAFGWAVRHGLEAVSADDIYIASFSQKADLLSQWRGYCPAGAGLCLGFEFDQLKEFCRARGYRLEQCIYEHGHQVQHVEKIVTQCLERFPKPALSRSEYEKLDSKGKVNAEIDYSLSTSEGPDKPKADAALDWLFAEITELAPLFKNEGFHEESEWRIVAKEPREPVQFRASPSYLAPYVELGVLSGAGVSALREVIVGPNPNQPRCESSIRMLLDSLGLEDVEVKTSPLPFNSW